The Saccharomonospora glauca K62 genome has a segment encoding these proteins:
- a CDS encoding NAD-dependent succinate-semialdehyde dehydrogenase encodes MSERAIIDRVRKQLFIDGAWRPSADGSVFGVADPGTTATLCEVADGRAEDAKAAVEAAVEARDAWAATPPRQRGEILRRAWQLMTDRTDELATLMTLEMGKSLTESRAEVAYAADYFRWFSEEAVRIDGDYSRTPDGSARMIVTRQPVGPCLLITPWNFPLAMGTRKIGPAVAAGCTMIVKPAQLTPLSMLMLADLLTEAGLPGGVLNVVPSTSATRIVNPVLADPRIRKMSFTGSTEVGRKLVEQCAPNLQRMSMELGGNAAFLVFEDADLDAAVAGAVTAKMRNNGESCVAANRFLVHTSIAEEFTRKLTDRMAGLRTGHGTEPDVVGPLVNEGQRATVSELVEDAVGRGARATTGGEPGEGAGYFYRPTVLADVPDDARILREEVFGPVAPVTTFADEDEALAGANDTEYGLVGYVFTRDLDRAVRVGEGLATGMVGINTGLVSNTSAPFGGIKASGFGREGGHEGITEYLDTKYMSLALRS; translated from the coding sequence ATGAGCGAGCGCGCCATCATCGACCGGGTCCGAAAGCAGCTCTTCATCGACGGCGCCTGGCGCCCCTCGGCCGACGGCAGCGTGTTCGGGGTGGCCGATCCGGGCACGACGGCGACGCTGTGCGAGGTGGCCGACGGCCGGGCCGAGGACGCGAAGGCAGCGGTCGAGGCAGCGGTCGAGGCCCGGGACGCGTGGGCGGCCACTCCGCCGAGGCAACGCGGCGAGATCCTGCGCCGGGCCTGGCAGCTCATGACCGACCGGACCGACGAGCTCGCCACGCTCATGACGTTGGAGATGGGCAAGAGCCTCACCGAGTCGCGGGCCGAGGTCGCCTACGCCGCCGACTACTTCCGATGGTTCTCCGAGGAGGCCGTACGCATCGACGGCGACTACTCGCGCACGCCGGACGGCAGCGCCCGCATGATCGTCACTCGCCAACCCGTCGGTCCCTGCCTGTTGATCACCCCGTGGAACTTCCCGCTCGCCATGGGCACCCGCAAGATCGGGCCCGCCGTGGCGGCGGGCTGCACCATGATCGTCAAACCCGCGCAGCTCACCCCGCTGTCGATGCTGATGCTGGCGGACCTGCTCACCGAGGCCGGGCTTCCCGGCGGCGTGTTGAACGTCGTACCGAGCACGTCGGCCACCCGGATCGTGAACCCGGTGCTCGCCGATCCCCGCATCCGCAAGATGTCGTTCACGGGATCGACGGAGGTGGGCCGCAAACTCGTCGAGCAGTGCGCCCCGAACCTTCAGCGCATGTCCATGGAACTCGGTGGCAACGCCGCCTTCCTGGTCTTCGAGGACGCCGACCTCGACGCGGCCGTGGCGGGGGCGGTGACCGCGAAGATGCGCAACAACGGCGAGTCGTGCGTGGCGGCCAACCGGTTCCTCGTCCACACGTCGATCGCCGAGGAGTTCACCCGCAAGCTCACCGACCGGATGGCGGGACTGCGAACGGGGCACGGGACGGAACCCGACGTCGTCGGCCCGCTCGTGAACGAGGGCCAGCGCGCCACGGTGTCCGAACTCGTGGAGGACGCCGTTGGCCGTGGTGCGCGCGCGACCACGGGTGGCGAGCCCGGTGAGGGAGCGGGCTACTTCTACCGCCCCACGGTGCTCGCCGACGTCCCCGACGACGCTCGCATCCTCCGCGAGGAGGTGTTCGGCCCGGTCGCCCCCGTCACGACGTTCGCCGACGAGGACGAGGCACTGGCCGGGGCGAACGACACCGAGTATGGGCTCGTCGGCTACGTCTTCACCCGCGACCTCGACCGCGCCGTCCGGGTGGGCGAAGGCCTGGCCACCGGCATGGTCGGCATCAACACCGGGCTCGTCTCCAACACCTCGGCCCCGTTCGGCGGCATCAAGGCGTCCGGCTTCGGTCGTGAGGGCGGCCACGAGGGCATCACCGAGTACCTCGACACCAAGTACATGTCGCTGGCCCTGCGGTCGTGA
- a CDS encoding OsmC family peroxiredoxin: MATRKATTHWKGGLNSGTGELTLDSSNSARFHVTFPRRIGEPEGTSSPEELIAAAQASCLAMNLAGTLEKDGLTPKTIDVTAAVTVEPSDGGLSINTVDITLRAAVDGVDEERFSRLAKQAKETCPVSRALAGTKITLDAALV, translated from the coding sequence ATGGCCACACGCAAGGCGACCACCCACTGGAAGGGTGGGCTCAACTCGGGGACGGGTGAGCTGACGCTCGACTCGTCGAACTCGGCCCGGTTCCACGTCACCTTTCCCCGTCGAATCGGCGAACCCGAGGGCACGTCGAGCCCCGAGGAGCTGATCGCCGCCGCGCAGGCGTCCTGCCTCGCCATGAACCTCGCGGGGACCCTGGAGAAGGACGGGCTGACCCCGAAGACCATCGACGTCACCGCCGCGGTGACTGTCGAACCCTCCGACGGAGGCTTGAGCATCAACACCGTCGACATCACCCTGCGAGCCGCCGTGGACGGCGTCGACGAGGAGCGGTTCAGCCGTCTCGCGAAACAGGCCAAGGAGACGTGTCCGGTCAGCCGCGCGCTCGCGGGGACCAAGATCACGCTGGACGCCGCCCTCGTCTGA
- a CDS encoding nitroreductase/quinone reductase family protein, giving the protein MTGTTRYLPPGRLSRAINRVVAALTRRGLSLWGSRILSVAGRTTGIMRSTPVNVLAFDDEQYLVAARGNTQWVRNLRAVGRGKLAVGRREQWFTAVEVLDDTRLPVLRAYLRRWSWEVGAFFDGVTADASDDELRAAADKHPVFRIVPTSTPEDRG; this is encoded by the coding sequence ATGACCGGCACCACTCGCTACCTGCCGCCCGGACGGCTGTCCAGGGCCATAAACCGTGTCGTCGCCGCGCTGACCCGACGGGGCCTGAGCCTGTGGGGAAGCCGGATACTCTCCGTCGCGGGACGTACCACCGGGATCATGCGCTCGACGCCGGTGAACGTGCTCGCCTTCGACGACGAGCAGTACCTGGTCGCGGCACGCGGCAACACCCAGTGGGTGCGCAACCTGCGGGCCGTCGGGCGCGGAAAGCTCGCGGTGGGCAGGCGTGAGCAGTGGTTCACCGCTGTCGAGGTGCTCGACGACACCCGGTTGCCCGTGCTGCGTGCCTACCTCCGCCGCTGGTCCTGGGAGGTGGGCGCGTTCTTCGACGGTGTGACCGCCGATGCGTCCGACGACGAACTCCGTGCCGCGGCGGACAAGCATCCCGTGTTCCGGATCGTGCCCACGTCGACGCCGGAGGATCGGGGGTGA
- a CDS encoding TetR/AcrR family transcriptional regulator, producing the protein MTSTPVHRNARQRARAEITFAIKEEARRQLAVRGASALSLRAVARELGMVSSALYRYFSSRDELLTALIIDAYDSLGEAVEAAVRHHDGARAQWIAACHAVRGWALRNPHEYLLVYGSPVPGYQAPRDTIGPASRVPRALVGVLATAVSRGELTEAPDEASPPAPLLPQLDAVVAALDIDVPAPLLARGLAAWTQLFGMVSFELTGQFTSTLDPADAFFSHTIERMADFVGLAGERRNGG; encoded by the coding sequence ATGACCTCGACCCCCGTCCATCGGAACGCCCGGCAACGCGCCAGAGCGGAGATCACGTTCGCGATCAAGGAGGAAGCCCGACGACAGCTCGCCGTCCGGGGCGCCTCGGCACTGTCCCTGCGCGCCGTCGCCAGGGAACTGGGAATGGTGTCGTCAGCGCTGTACCGTTACTTCTCCAGCCGCGACGAGCTGCTCACCGCCCTGATCATCGACGCGTACGACAGCCTGGGCGAGGCGGTCGAGGCGGCCGTGCGCCACCACGACGGCGCACGCGCGCAGTGGATCGCGGCCTGTCACGCCGTACGCGGCTGGGCACTGCGAAACCCTCACGAATACCTGCTGGTCTACGGTTCACCGGTTCCCGGCTACCAGGCACCGCGGGACACGATCGGTCCGGCCAGCCGTGTCCCGCGCGCGCTCGTCGGGGTACTCGCGACAGCCGTCTCCCGTGGCGAACTCACGGAAGCCCCGGACGAAGCCAGCCCCCCCGCCCCGCTGCTCCCACAGCTCGACGCCGTCGTCGCCGCGCTCGACATCGACGTGCCCGCGCCGCTGCTCGCGAGAGGACTCGCCGCTTGGACCCAGCTGTTCGGGATGGTCAGCTTCGAGCTGACGGGCCAGTTCACGAGCACTCTCGACCCGGCCGACGCCTTCTTCTCCCACACGATCGAACGAATGGCCGACTTCGTCGGGCTTGCCGGTGAACGCCGGAATGGCGGGTGA
- a CDS encoding beta-ketoacyl synthase N-terminal-like domain-containing protein, translating to MSPQGGIGICGVGAVTGYGWGREALWEGLRTAKPAATLTRGYGCGEDGDHDAGWVARVPDGGDPEDGRGRFARAMRAAAREAIEDAHRRGWREGRRVGLLHAVVLGEVDLWRDFYLLEHGDLRARDYLALMPSTPMSTLMQEYGFHGPAMNVSAMCASGNAGLLTAKLWLDAGLVDDVVLVATDLSLTPENVRHFVRLGVTVVDTDPLDGCRPFQEGSRGFVMGEASVAFVVSRRAKEPYSTLLGGAMSHDAFHATSIDPELPQVRLAFREALHDAGVPASAVGYLNAHGPGTRQCDTAEATIADELFPADTGLYSVKPLVGHCQGAAAAVEVAVAALGYDRGHVPAPPRVAQSHPRLLHGIVDVDDRLTVKSSLGMGGHNSVVVLAPPA from the coding sequence AGGCTCTGTGGGAAGGATTGCGGACAGCCAAACCCGCGGCTACGCTCACCCGTGGTTACGGCTGTGGCGAGGACGGCGACCACGACGCCGGCTGGGTGGCGCGGGTCCCGGACGGCGGGGATCCGGAGGACGGGAGGGGTCGCTTCGCCAGGGCCATGCGGGCGGCGGCTCGCGAGGCGATCGAGGACGCGCACCGCCGCGGGTGGCGTGAGGGCCGCCGAGTGGGTCTGCTCCATGCCGTCGTGCTCGGCGAGGTCGACCTGTGGCGGGACTTCTACCTGTTGGAACACGGTGATCTCAGGGCCAGGGACTACCTCGCGCTGATGCCGTCGACGCCGATGTCCACGCTCATGCAGGAGTACGGTTTCCACGGCCCCGCGATGAACGTCTCGGCCATGTGCGCGTCGGGTAACGCGGGCCTGCTCACCGCGAAGCTGTGGTTGGACGCGGGTCTCGTCGACGACGTCGTGCTGGTGGCCACCGATCTGTCGCTGACGCCCGAGAACGTCCGGCACTTCGTGCGGCTGGGGGTCACGGTGGTGGACACCGACCCGCTCGACGGGTGTCGCCCGTTCCAGGAGGGTAGCCGCGGGTTCGTGATGGGGGAGGCGTCCGTGGCGTTCGTGGTGTCGCGGCGGGCGAAGGAGCCGTACTCGACGCTGCTGGGCGGTGCCATGTCGCACGACGCGTTCCACGCCACGTCGATCGACCCGGAACTGCCGCAGGTCAGGCTCGCCTTCCGAGAGGCTTTGCACGACGCGGGCGTGCCGGCGAGCGCGGTCGGCTACCTGAACGCCCACGGCCCCGGCACCCGGCAGTGCGACACGGCGGAGGCGACGATTGCCGACGAGCTGTTCCCCGCGGACACCGGGCTGTACTCGGTGAAGCCGCTGGTCGGACACTGCCAGGGGGCCGCGGCGGCCGTGGAGGTCGCGGTGGCGGCACTCGGCTACGACCGCGGTCACGTGCCCGCGCCGCCTCGCGTCGCCCAGTCGCACCCGAGGCTGCTGCACGGGATCGTGGACGTGGACGACCGGCTCACCGTGAAGTCGTCGCTGGGCATGGGCGGGCACAACTCCGTGGTCGTTCTCGCGCCGCCGGCTTGA
- a CDS encoding ABC transporter permease encodes MSTATHTSPGDTASATGGGTLTGTGALVRLALRRDRLFLPLWTIVVATLPAVSAGAYEQLYPDPAQRASLTSSLGDNPSISLLYGPAYDLSTAGGFTAWRFGTTLSVFVALVCVFTTVRHTRREEETGRQELLSSTVVGRHAALTAALVVCGGFALLAGLATAVAATVAGIAATGAFAFGLGLTAVALVFTGVAAVTAQLAEYSRTANGLAGAALGVAFALRAVGDSAEVTWLSWLSPIGWSVHVRPFAGDRFEVLLLPLAVTGVLVAVAYALQRRRDVGLGLLPSALGPAHAGSRLRSTFALATRLHRAMLTGWVVGFAALGVLFGALASDIGEIVGDNERMREVLARMGGSQGVIDAYLASTANVLGMVAALYVVQAALRARAEETATRAEPLLTTGVSRLRWLAGHLVFVFGGGAALLLVSGIGMGLAHGVRAGDVAGQAPDVLVACLVQLPAVFVVGGAAVALFGVLPSRTGAAWAVAAAFLLLTMFGSVLDLPRAVLNVSPFQHVPKVPSEAVTVPPLLWLTLVAAALTTAGIVRFRNRDLG; translated from the coding sequence ATGAGCACCGCCACGCACACCTCACCCGGCGACACCGCGTCCGCGACCGGAGGGGGGACGCTCACCGGCACCGGGGCTCTCGTGCGCCTCGCACTGCGCCGCGACCGACTGTTCCTACCACTGTGGACGATCGTGGTCGCCACGTTGCCCGCCGTCAGCGCGGGTGCCTACGAACAGCTCTATCCGGACCCGGCGCAACGGGCCTCGCTGACGAGCAGCCTCGGCGACAACCCCTCGATCTCGTTGCTGTACGGCCCGGCGTACGACCTGTCCACGGCGGGCGGCTTCACCGCCTGGCGGTTCGGGACGACGCTGTCGGTGTTCGTCGCCCTGGTCTGCGTGTTCACGACGGTGCGGCACACCAGGCGGGAGGAGGAGACGGGCAGGCAGGAACTGCTCTCGTCCACCGTGGTCGGAAGGCACGCGGCGCTCACCGCCGCCCTCGTGGTGTGCGGGGGTTTCGCCCTGCTCGCGGGGCTGGCCACTGCGGTCGCGGCGACGGTCGCGGGCATCGCCGCCACGGGGGCCTTCGCCTTCGGACTCGGGCTGACGGCCGTGGCACTGGTCTTCACTGGAGTCGCGGCGGTCACCGCGCAGCTCGCCGAGTACTCCAGGACGGCCAACGGACTGGCCGGCGCGGCCCTCGGAGTCGCGTTCGCCCTGCGTGCCGTGGGCGACTCGGCGGAGGTGACGTGGCTGTCGTGGCTGTCCCCCATCGGCTGGTCGGTCCACGTCCGCCCGTTCGCGGGGGACCGGTTCGAGGTACTGCTGTTGCCGTTGGCCGTCACCGGGGTGCTGGTCGCCGTGGCGTACGCGCTGCAGCGCAGACGGGACGTGGGGCTGGGCCTGCTCCCCTCGGCGCTCGGGCCCGCCCACGCCGGGTCTCGGCTGCGCTCGACGTTCGCCCTCGCCACGCGTCTGCATCGGGCGATGCTCACCGGATGGGTCGTCGGCTTCGCGGCGCTCGGCGTGTTGTTCGGCGCGCTGGCCTCCGACATCGGGGAGATCGTCGGCGACAACGAGCGAATGCGTGAGGTGCTGGCCAGGATGGGCGGCAGTCAAGGCGTGATCGACGCCTACCTGGCCTCCACGGCCAACGTCCTCGGCATGGTGGCCGCCCTGTACGTCGTGCAGGCGGCACTGCGGGCCCGTGCCGAGGAGACCGCGACACGGGCCGAACCCCTGTTGACCACCGGGGTCTCCCGGCTCCGGTGGCTCGCGGGACACCTGGTGTTCGTGTTCGGGGGTGGTGCCGCGCTCCTGCTGGTGTCGGGGATCGGCATGGGGCTCGCCCACGGCGTCCGAGCGGGCGACGTCGCCGGGCAGGCCCCGGACGTGCTGGTGGCGTGCCTCGTGCAGCTTCCCGCCGTCTTCGTCGTCGGCGGTGCCGCCGTGGCGCTGTTCGGCGTCCTGCCCTCCCGAACCGGCGCGGCCTGGGCGGTGGCCGCCGCGTTCCTGCTGCTGACGATGTTCGGCTCGGTGCTCGACCTGCCCCGAGCCGTGTTGAACGTGTCACCGTTCCAGCACGTGCCCAAGGTTCCGAGCGAGGCCGTCACCGTGCCGCCGCTGCTCTGGCTGACCCTGGTGGCGGCCGCGCTGACGACGGCGGGGATCGTGCGGTTCCGAAACCGCGACCTCGGGTAA
- a CDS encoding glutaredoxin domain-containing protein — protein sequence MAIDTIEFYWRPGCPFCAILRGRLRESGLPVREINIWEDSDAAARVRSVNDGNETVPTVFVGERALVNPSMAELTAVIEQEAPELFALAQPADSHGSRH from the coding sequence ATGGCTATCGACACGATCGAGTTCTACTGGCGCCCCGGATGTCCGTTCTGCGCGATCCTGCGGGGTCGGCTGAGGGAGAGCGGCCTGCCGGTACGGGAGATCAACATCTGGGAGGACTCGGACGCCGCCGCACGAGTGCGCTCGGTCAACGACGGCAACGAGACCGTCCCCACCGTCTTCGTCGGGGAGCGGGCGCTGGTCAACCCGAGCATGGCCGAACTGACGGCCGTGATCGAGCAGGAGGCCCCCGAGCTGTTCGCGTTGGCTCAGCCCGCCGACAGCCACGGCTCCCGCCACTGA